A window of the Deltaproteobacteria bacterium genome harbors these coding sequences:
- a CDS encoding aminotransferase class I/II-fold pyridoxal phosphate-dependent enzyme produces MGGSFIDLRSDTITIPTRDMLERVPPSVLGDSLRDEDPTVNLLQDRSAGLFGKEAGLLLISGTMANQVAINAWCERGAVVIAMENSHIARKEAVSASVISGCSIYPMREVGGFLDPGRLRACLESPDDLLGGTAGLVTIENSVNAAGGTIYPLEKMEEVYAICREFGVPLHIDGSRIFNALVAGGRDPGEAGACCDSLTYCLSKGLGAPLGSVLTGPEGFIERAKESRNLMGGGMRQAGVIAACGLYALEENIDRLKDDHESARAFARILGESGHIHVLNDPVQTNIVLFSLKDASQTALLREKLDGEGVLIDYRRAPVLRAVTNLNHAREEVERAAKILSSMAARLGDGPSP; encoded by the coding sequence ATGGGCGGCTCATTCATCGATCTGCGCAGCGACACGATCACGATCCCCACCAGGGATATGCTCGAGCGGGTCCCCCCGTCGGTGCTGGGCGACTCGCTGCGGGACGAGGACCCCACCGTCAACCTCCTGCAGGATAGGAGCGCCGGTCTCTTCGGCAAGGAGGCGGGGCTCCTGCTCATCTCGGGGACCATGGCGAACCAGGTGGCCATCAACGCCTGGTGCGAACGGGGGGCGGTCGTCATCGCCATGGAGAACTCCCACATCGCCCGGAAGGAGGCGGTCTCCGCCTCGGTCATCTCGGGCTGCAGCATCTACCCCATGAGGGAGGTGGGCGGATTTCTCGATCCCGGGCGGCTCCGGGCATGCCTGGAGAGCCCGGATGACCTGCTGGGAGGAACGGCGGGGCTGGTGACCATAGAGAACAGCGTGAACGCGGCGGGCGGCACCATCTATCCTCTCGAAAAGATGGAAGAGGTGTATGCGATATGCCGCGAGTTCGGCGTTCCCCTCCACATCGACGGGTCGAGAATCTTCAACGCCCTCGTTGCCGGGGGAAGGGACCCGGGAGAGGCGGGTGCCTGCTGCGATTCCCTGACCTACTGCCTGTCCAAGGGGCTGGGGGCCCCGCTCGGGTCGGTGCTCACCGGCCCGGAAGGATTCATCGAGAGGGCAAAGGAGTCGCGGAACCTCATGGGAGGCGGCATGCGCCAGGCGGGGGTGATCGCCGCCTGCGGCCTCTATGCCCTCGAGGAAAACATCGACAGATTGAAGGACGACCACGAGAGCGCCCGTGCCTTTGCACGGATCCTCGGGGAATCTGGGCACATCCACGTGCTGAACGATCCTGTCCAGACCAACATCGTTCTCTTCTCGCTCAAAGACGCGTCGCAAACCGCCCTGCTCAGGGAAAAGCTTGACGGCGAGGGTGTCCTGATCGACTACCGCAGGGCGCCCGTGCTCCGGGCCGTGACGAACCTGAACCATGCGCGGGAGGAGGTGGAGAGGGCCGCAAAAATTCTCTCTTCGATGGCCGCGCGCCTAGGTGACGGGCCTTCTCCCTAG
- a CDS encoding sodium-dependent transporter has product MEREQWKSQFGFLLAAVGSAIGLGNIWRFSYMAYSYGGGAFLVPYVVALLTAGIPLLILEFGLGHERIGSAPLAYHKVRPNSEWLGWWAVTFVMFGIDLYYNVIIAWCLNFFAYSFNLSWGSDPNAFFFKEFLGLSDAPSKIGGIRTPIFGALCVIWFVNWAIVYRGVRKGIEIANRIFMPLLFLLTAVLVFWSLSLEGAGAGIKAYLTPDFSKIADPRVWIDAYSQIFFTLSLGFGIMIAYASYLPKKANISKSAVLTGFINSGYSLFAGFAVFSVLGFMATSQGKPISEVVSQSIGLAFVAYPKALSLMPGGNFFGAIFFLCLVVAGVSSSISIIEAFTSAIVDKFGYDRKNLVTIVCVLGFFGSIIFTTQAGLLWLDIVDHFLTHYGLIVVGIAECILVGWFFRIRVLRNHINKVSTIQLGTWWEVLIKYFIPLVLGVILSGDIYSEVSKPYGGYSWTSLLLIGRDWVILTLIVAFLFSARPWKTGNNKMGGRSEE; this is encoded by the coding sequence GTGGAAAGGGAACAGTGGAAGAGTCAGTTCGGGTTCTTGCTGGCCGCCGTCGGCTCCGCGATAGGGCTCGGCAACATCTGGCGTTTCAGCTACATGGCTTACAGTTACGGCGGCGGGGCGTTTCTCGTGCCCTACGTGGTGGCCCTTCTCACCGCGGGTATCCCCCTGCTCATTCTCGAGTTCGGCCTGGGGCACGAGCGGATAGGCTCTGCGCCCCTTGCCTACCACAAGGTCCGGCCGAACAGCGAGTGGCTCGGCTGGTGGGCCGTGACCTTCGTCATGTTCGGCATAGACCTCTACTACAACGTCATCATCGCCTGGTGCCTCAACTTCTTCGCCTACTCCTTCAACCTTTCCTGGGGAAGCGACCCGAACGCCTTTTTCTTCAAGGAGTTTCTGGGACTGAGCGATGCCCCATCGAAAATAGGGGGGATCAGGACGCCCATATTCGGCGCTCTCTGCGTGATATGGTTCGTCAACTGGGCGATCGTGTACCGCGGTGTCCGGAAGGGCATAGAGATTGCCAACAGGATCTTCATGCCCCTTCTGTTCCTGCTCACCGCCGTTCTCGTCTTCTGGTCCCTGAGCCTCGAGGGGGCCGGGGCGGGGATCAAGGCGTACCTGACGCCCGACTTTTCGAAGATAGCCGACCCCAGGGTGTGGATCGACGCCTACAGCCAGATTTTCTTCACCCTCAGCCTGGGTTTCGGCATCATGATCGCCTATGCGAGCTACCTGCCGAAAAAGGCGAACATCTCCAAAAGCGCCGTCCTCACCGGTTTCATCAACAGCGGCTACTCCCTCTTTGCCGGCTTTGCCGTGTTTTCCGTCCTGGGGTTCATGGCCACCTCGCAGGGCAAGCCCATCTCCGAGGTGGTGTCCCAGAGCATCGGCCTTGCCTTCGTGGCGTATCCGAAAGCCCTGAGCCTCATGCCGGGGGGGAACTTTTTCGGGGCGATATTCTTCCTCTGCCTGGTCGTTGCCGGTGTATCCTCGTCCATCTCCATCATAGAGGCCTTCACCTCGGCCATCGTGGACAAGTTCGGCTACGACCGGAAGAACCTGGTCACCATCGTCTGCGTCCTGGGCTTTTTCGGGTCCATCATCTTCACCACCCAGGCGGGGCTCCTCTGGCTCGATATCGTGGACCACTTCCTCACCCATTACGGGCTCATCGTGGTGGGGATCGCCGAGTGCATCCTCGTGGGCTGGTTTTTCCGGATACGGGTCCTGAGGAACCACATCAACAAGGTATCCACGATACAACTCGGGACCTGGTGGGAGGTGCTCATCAAGTATTTCATCCCCCTCGTTTTGGGCGTGATCCTCTCCGGAGACATCTACAGCGAAGTTTCCAAGCCCTACGGCGGCTACTCCTGGACCTCCCTTCTTCTGATCGGCAGGGACTGGGTGATCCTCACCCTGATCGTTGCGTTTCTCTTCTCCGCGAGGCCCTGGAAAACGGGCAACAACAAGATGGGCGGAAGGTCGGAGGAATAG
- a CDS encoding response regulator, with protein MKKILVVDDEALILTALSRALTSPRVEVMTAKTGGEALSMIRSDYYQLCFLDIHLPDCDGIDIMKTIKEISPETSVVVMSSKVLDRETKEAIEEQAHMYIPKPFELFHIKMIVKKLFDDTGSLPGDRA; from the coding sequence ATGAAAAAGATACTCGTAGTAGACGATGAGGCCCTCATACTGACGGCACTGTCCAGGGCTCTTACCAGCCCCAGGGTCGAGGTCATGACCGCAAAGACAGGCGGGGAGGCCCTCTCAATGATACGGTCCGACTACTATCAACTCTGCTTTCTCGATATCCATTTGCCCGATTGTGACGGGATCGATATCATGAAAACGATAAAGGAGATATCCCCGGAAACCTCCGTCGTGGTCATGTCCTCCAAGGTGCTCGATCGGGAGACGAAGGAGGCGATCGAGGAGCAGGCCCACATGTATATCCCCAAACCGTTTGAGCTCTTTCACATAAAGATGATCGTGAAAAAACTCTTCGACGATACGGGATCCCTGCCGGGGGATAGAGCGTGA
- a CDS encoding nitronate monooxygenase, which yields LLEAERAGVVVMDMLAGEETDGAVRERLIEVRNDEGRYCAGLLGIIKDRGGVPTERTGDFVGKIKALETKEERLSLLVRGQEWVVRKLQEIPDDLFTGPEEEFVKDMVVGHEVNIAYVRSLIR from the coding sequence TGCTCCTCGAGGCGGAGAGAGCGGGAGTGGTCGTGATGGATATGCTGGCCGGGGAAGAGACCGACGGGGCGGTCAGGGAGAGGCTCATCGAAGTGCGCAACGACGAGGGCAGGTACTGCGCCGGGCTTCTGGGAATCATCAAGGACAGGGGCGGCGTCCCCACGGAGAGGACGGGTGATTTCGTGGGGAAAATTAAGGCCCTGGAAACGAAGGAGGAGCGGCTCTCCCTGCTCGTCCGGGGACAGGAGTGGGTGGTGAGAAAACTCCAGGAGATCCCCGATGACCTGTTTACCGGGCCCGAGGAGGAGTTTGTAAAGGACATGGTTGTGGGGCACGAGGTCAACATCGCCTACGTGCGGTCTCTGATACGGTAG
- a CDS encoding cupin domain-containing protein, with protein MGPENDRVRMRVLIGDGEGAPNFVMRHFEVLPGGSTPYHSHPWEHEVFVLAGRGRVNTEEGETLLGPGSFVFVPAGETHNFETLGDSPLEFLCIIPKEEKCDL; from the coding sequence ATGGGCCCCGAGAACGACCGGGTGAGGATGCGGGTGCTCATCGGCGACGGGGAGGGCGCCCCCAACTTCGTCATGCGGCACTTCGAGGTGCTGCCGGGAGGAAGCACCCCCTATCACTCCCACCCCTGGGAGCACGAGGTGTTCGTCCTAGCCGGCCGGGGAAGGGTGAACACGGAAGAGGGGGAGACGCTTCTTGGCCCGGGGTCCTTCGTGTTCGTGCCCGCCGGGGAGACGCACAATTTCGAGACCCTGGGGGACAGCCCCCTTGAGTTTCTCTGCATCATCCCGAAAGAGGAGAAGTGCGATCTTTGA